GCGCCGCCGATCCGCGGCGCTTTCGCTCCGGGCTCTCAGGAGCCATGGCTCCCGGAGCCCTCCACCACCGCCCCCTTGCTGCCTCCGGCCGTCCCGTACTGGGAGAGGATGAGCGCGCTGACGGTGTCGATGTGCCGGGCCATGGCCAGCTGGGCCTCGTCGGGCCGGTGCGCGCGGATGGCCTCGTGGATCTCGCGGTGGCCCGCCAGCGAGAGCCGCGCTCCCTCCGTCGTGCTGAGGGAGAGGGCGCGGCTGGTGCGCAGCATCTCCCATGTGGAGTCCACCACGGAGAGCAGCATGCGATTCCGCGCGGCCGTGGCGATCCTCCGGTGGAAGGCGGTATCCTCGTCGACGAAGGCCTCCCCGGCCTCGAACTTCACCTGCTGGGCGGCGATGATCCGCTCCAGCTCCTCCACGTCCTCCTCCGTGGCACGCTCGGCGGCCAGGCGAGCGATCTGCGGCTCCAGCAGCTTGCGCACCTCGATGGGCTCGACCACCTGGTCGCGCAGCGAGCCGAGCTCGGCGGCCAGGGCGGCGACCACCAGGTGGTGCGAGCGCTCGGTGGCGTAGGTGCCCTCGCCGGCGCGGACTTCCAGGAGTCCCTTGGACTTGAGGACCGTGATGGCCTGGCGGATGGTGACGCGGCTGACGCCGAAGGATTCCGCCAGTTCCCGTTCTGGGGGCAGGCGGTCGCCCGGCCGCAGCTCCGCGGTCAGCATCATCTCCTCGATCTGGTGGACGATCATCTCGTAAGCGTTATCGCGGCGTATGGGCTGGAACGGCAACGTCCACCACCCCCTTGACATCCTTCCGTCACGGTCGATAGACTCTTGGTCAACCCGGCTGCTGGTATACTCAGCATACCACCAAGCCACGCTACCACGCGGAGCGCTCGGGGTCCAGCCAGATGCTTCCAGTCCGGGCCACCTTCCTGGGGAAGCAGGTGGCGTTGCATGCAGGAAGTCGAGCAGATCCTGGGCAACTGGACCCCGCGCTTCCTGGCGGACGGCTGCGACGCCGCTGATCTGGAGCGGATCCTGGAGGAGATTCGCTCGGGCTCTCCCTGGAGCCTGGCGTGGAGCCGGATGGGCGAGCATTACGAGGGCCTCGCCGCAGAGATGGCCGCCCGGGGGTTCCCGCTCGCGCGGACCAGCTACCTGCTCCGGGCCTCCGCCTACTACCACTTCGCCCAGTTCATGATCTTCGACGACCTGGAGCTGCGCTGGCAACTCCACCGGCGATCGGTGGCCTGCATGGAGTCGGCGCTGCCCACCATGCAGCCGCCGGGGCGGAAGGTCCGCATCCCGTACGACGGGATCACGCTGCCCGCCATCCTGCGCCTGCCGCCGGGCGATCCGCCCCATCCGGCG
The Bacillota bacterium DNA segment above includes these coding regions:
- a CDS encoding FadR family transcriptional regulator, producing the protein MPFQPIRRDNAYEMIVHQIEEMMLTAELRPGDRLPPERELAESFGVSRVTIRQAITVLKSKGLLEVRAGEGTYATERSHHLVVAALAAELGSLRDQVVEPIEVRKLLEPQIARLAAERATEEDVEELERIIAAQQVKFEAGEAFVDEDTAFHRRIATAARNRMLLSVVDSTWEMLRTSRALSLSTTEGARLSLAGHREIHEAIRAHRPDEAQLAMARHIDTVSALILSQYGTAGGSKGAVVEGSGSHGS